One part of the Haliotis asinina isolate JCU_RB_2024 chromosome 2, JCU_Hal_asi_v2, whole genome shotgun sequence genome encodes these proteins:
- the LOC137271756 gene encoding PR domain zinc finger protein 12-like, with protein MPRCAVNLKRYCYKLWKFGDVEVLRGYRSKISSVQTPKQVRVGPSSLPGASLGVFSTTWIKTGTEMGPFIGRVVSRENMDCSSENAWEIFDDQGNILLYLDGGTEHPRASWLSYVNCARNEQEQNLETFQVGRNIFYRAIKDIPPQQELLVWYGASFNLYMGIPSLGHHAPEVKDVSPTDPKCQHQHQTALPKQTTIPATKLKCVLCRRGFNSRSNLRSHMRIHTMEKPFVCRFCDRRFSQSSTLRNHVRLHTGEKPYKCTVCQSSYSQLAGLRAHQKSARHRPQASQQTHT; from the exons ATGCCACGGTGTGCAGTCAACCTGAAACGTTATTGTTATAAGCTGTGGAAGTTTGGGGATGTGGAAGTTTTGAGAGGATACCGATCCA aaatatcatcagTGCAAACTCCAAAACAAGTTCGAGTTGGTCCATCGTCTCTTCCCGGGGCAAGTCTCGGGGTGTTCTCGACCACGTGGATCAAAACGGGAACTGAGATGGGGCCGTTCATTGGCCGAGTTGTCAGCAGAGAGAATATGGACTGTAGCAGCGAAAACGCCTGGGAG ATTTTTGACGACCAGGGGAACATCTTACTGTATTTAGACGGGGGAACAGAACATCCCCGGGCCAGCTGGCTCTCTTACGTCAACTGTGCCAGGAACGAGCAGGAGCAGAACCTCGAGACATTCCAAGTAGGCAGGAACATATTCTACAGAGCCATTAAG GATATACCCCCACAACAGGAATTGTTGGTTTGGTACGGAGCGTCCTTCAACTTGTATATGGGTATTCCGTCTCTGGGCCACCATGCGCCAGAGGTCAAGGACGTGTCACCTACAG ACCCAAAGtgtcagcatcagcatcagacGGCCCTCCCGAAACAGACGACGATCCCCGCCACTAAATTGAAATGTGTGTTGTGCAGGCGGGGGTTTAACTCTAGGAGTAACCTCCGCTCGCACATGCGCATACACACAATGGAGAAACCTTTCGTATGTCGCTTCTGTGACCGGAGGTTCAGTCAGTCTTCCACGCTCAGAAACCATGTCCGACTACACACAG GAGAGAAGCCGTACAAATGCACTGTGTGCCAGAGCTCGTACAGTCAACTTGCAGGGCTGCGCGCGCATCAGAAGAGCGCGAGACATCGACCACAAGCCAGTCAGCAGACACACACGTGA